In the genome of Croceimicrobium hydrocarbonivorans, one region contains:
- a CDS encoding DUF3050 domain-containing protein: MTDFDILSVKTAISDTRKKLLQHPIYQDLNDLPSMRIFMEHHVFAVWDFMLLLKALQRKLTSVDEVWVPTENRVARRLINEIVWGEESDLDINGQPSSHYEMYLDAMKQIGADVRSVNHLVQKASEGHSLKSLMKYNVAEIESSRLNFVRVSYEIIKEGKLHAIAAAFTFGREDLIPDLFTEIVRDLNDRFQGELSAFVYYLERHIELDADEHGPMAEQMIRELCGNDQQKWEEAKQASQKALDARLQFWDAIHAAIRQQKQNPELESALLA; the protein is encoded by the coding sequence ATGACTGATTTTGATATCCTGTCGGTGAAAACCGCCATTAGTGATACCCGAAAGAAATTATTGCAACATCCCATTTATCAGGATTTAAATGATCTTCCCTCGATGCGGATTTTCATGGAACACCATGTATTTGCCGTGTGGGATTTTATGTTGCTTTTAAAGGCCCTTCAGCGCAAGCTCACTTCCGTAGATGAAGTTTGGGTGCCAACCGAAAATCGAGTAGCCCGTCGCCTTATCAATGAAATTGTATGGGGAGAGGAGAGTGATCTGGATATAAATGGTCAGCCTTCCAGTCATTATGAGATGTACTTGGATGCCATGAAGCAGATTGGCGCGGATGTAAGATCAGTGAATCATCTGGTGCAAAAGGCTTCGGAAGGGCACAGCCTGAAGTCCTTAATGAAGTACAATGTAGCTGAGATTGAAAGCAGTCGCTTAAATTTTGTCCGGGTGAGCTATGAGATCATCAAAGAAGGCAAACTGCATGCTATTGCGGCGGCATTTACTTTCGGTCGGGAAGACCTGATACCGGATTTGTTTACGGAAATCGTGCGCGACCTTAACGATCGTTTCCAAGGAGAGCTCAGTGCTTTTGTGTATTATTTGGAGCGCCATATTGAGCTGGATGCGGATGAACATGGCCCTATGGCTGAACAAATGATTCGGGAGCTTTGTGGTAACGACCAGCAGAAGTGGGAAGAAGCAAAACAGGCGTCGCAGAAAGCTCTGGACGCCCGTTTACAGTTTTGGGATGCGATTCACGCCGCTATTCGGCAGCAGAAGCAGAATCCTGAGCTGGAGTCTGCGCTTCTAGCTTAG
- a CDS encoding ligase-associated DNA damage response DEXH box helicase, with translation MKLDLKAAEKWFASQNWEAAAFQEAAWQAYAEGKNGIVNAPTGSGKTYSLLLPILVRESKGKGLRAIWITPIRALAKEIRQSAERAIEGMGLDFTVGIRTGDTSTAERNRQKKQMPNLLITTPESLHLLLAGKQNQQTFRHLHSVVVDEWHELMGSKRAVQMELALSRLRGINPQLQSWGISATIGNMEEALDVLLGPKFPEDLKTMIRSGTRKKIEVESVLPDTIEVLPWAGHLGIKMLEKVIPILEASESTLIFTNTRSQSEIWYQRILDVAPQMAGLMAMHHGSISKELRNWVEDALYTGQLKAVVCTSSLDLGVDFRPVETIIQVGSPKGVARFMQRAGRSGHQPGATSKIYFVPTHSLELVEAAALRSAIEEELIEERYPYLRSFDVLVQYLVSLAVGDGFYPEEIFPEIRSTFSYQSLREEEWAWCLKFVCDGGASLESYDEYHKVEIEEDGKYVVNRRRTAMRHRMSIGTIVGDGVVKIKFEGGGYLGTIEEYFISRLKPGDAFWFAGRNLELVRFKGMEAQVKLSRSGKGQVPSWQGGRMPLSAQMGMMLRKKLEESHSHSSKDPELQLIKPLWEVQEERSIIPKREQLLIERFHSQEGHHLFIYPFEGRAVHEGMSALLAYRISLLESISASIAMNDYGFELLSDKALPIEEALDTDIFSLQDLREDIMHSVNAIELAGRRFRDIAVISGLVYRGYPGEPVKEKHLQSNSSLIFKVLNDYEPDNLLLQQSYEEALEFQLEEGRLRQALERINGQEIVIKDLEKPSPFCFPIMVDRLRERLTNESLEERVKKMQIDLS, from the coding sequence ATGAAGCTCGACTTAAAAGCCGCTGAAAAATGGTTCGCCTCCCAAAATTGGGAAGCAGCAGCCTTTCAGGAAGCGGCCTGGCAAGCTTATGCAGAAGGAAAAAACGGGATTGTAAATGCACCCACCGGCAGTGGCAAAACCTATTCCCTACTCCTACCAATATTAGTAAGAGAATCGAAAGGCAAGGGCTTACGCGCGATTTGGATCACCCCCATTCGGGCTTTGGCAAAAGAAATACGCCAATCTGCCGAAAGAGCGATTGAAGGAATGGGGCTCGATTTTACCGTTGGCATACGCACTGGCGACACCAGCACCGCGGAACGGAATCGCCAAAAAAAGCAAATGCCCAATTTGCTAATCACTACCCCCGAAAGTTTGCACCTCCTGCTGGCAGGAAAGCAAAACCAGCAAACCTTTCGACACTTGCATTCGGTAGTGGTGGATGAATGGCATGAATTGATGGGCTCCAAGCGAGCGGTGCAAATGGAATTAGCCCTGTCGCGCTTAAGAGGCATCAATCCTCAATTACAGAGCTGGGGCATCTCAGCCACTATAGGCAATATGGAGGAGGCTCTAGATGTATTGCTGGGCCCGAAATTCCCCGAGGACCTAAAAACCATGATCCGCTCCGGCACCCGGAAAAAGATTGAGGTAGAATCTGTCTTACCCGATACCATAGAAGTATTACCCTGGGCCGGACACCTGGGGATAAAAATGCTGGAAAAGGTTATTCCCATATTGGAAGCATCGGAGTCGACGCTCATCTTTACCAATACCCGTTCTCAATCTGAAATTTGGTACCAACGCATTTTAGATGTGGCTCCGCAAATGGCCGGATTAATGGCCATGCATCATGGTAGCATTAGTAAGGAACTGCGCAATTGGGTGGAAGACGCCCTTTATACTGGTCAGCTAAAAGCGGTGGTTTGCACCAGTAGCTTAGATTTAGGAGTCGATTTCCGACCCGTGGAAACCATTATTCAGGTGGGATCCCCAAAAGGAGTAGCGCGTTTTATGCAGCGCGCGGGTCGCAGTGGCCACCAACCTGGAGCAACCAGCAAAATTTACTTTGTACCTACGCATAGTTTGGAGCTAGTGGAGGCCGCAGCTTTGCGCTCCGCCATTGAAGAAGAGCTTATTGAAGAACGCTATCCCTACCTCCGCTCCTTTGATGTATTGGTACAATACCTGGTAAGCTTAGCGGTAGGCGATGGTTTTTATCCCGAGGAGATCTTCCCTGAGATTCGCTCCACCTTTTCCTATCAAAGCTTAAGAGAAGAGGAATGGGCTTGGTGCCTAAAATTCGTTTGCGATGGTGGTGCCTCGCTGGAAAGCTATGATGAATACCACAAGGTTGAAATTGAAGAAGACGGTAAATATGTTGTGAATCGTCGCCGTACCGCCATGCGTCACCGTATGAGCATTGGCACCATTGTAGGTGACGGGGTGGTTAAAATCAAATTCGAAGGTGGCGGATATTTAGGCACCATTGAAGAGTACTTCATTTCCCGACTCAAGCCTGGCGATGCCTTTTGGTTTGCCGGTCGAAATTTGGAATTAGTGCGCTTCAAAGGCATGGAAGCCCAGGTAAAGCTAAGTCGCAGCGGCAAAGGACAAGTTCCCAGTTGGCAAGGTGGCCGCATGCCGCTATCCGCTCAAATGGGAATGATGCTCCGAAAAAAATTGGAAGAAAGTCATAGCCATAGTAGTAAAGACCCTGAACTCCAACTAATCAAACCCCTTTGGGAAGTACAGGAAGAACGCTCCATCATCCCTAAAAGGGAGCAATTATTAATTGAGCGCTTCCATAGTCAGGAAGGTCACCATCTCTTCATCTACCCTTTCGAAGGACGCGCAGTTCACGAGGGGATGTCGGCATTATTAGCCTATCGCATCTCCTTATTAGAATCGATCAGCGCCAGTATAGCCATGAACGATTATGGCTTTGAGCTTCTTAGTGATAAAGCCTTGCCGATTGAGGAAGCCTTAGACACGGACATCTTTAGCTTACAAGATCTAAGGGAAGATATTATGCACTCAGTTAATGCCATTGAATTGGCGGGAAGGCGTTTCAGGGACATCGCCGTTATTTCAGGGTTGGTATACCGCGGCTATCCCGGTGAACCGGTGAAAGAAAAACACCTTCAAAGCAATAGCTCCCTCATTTTCAAAGTCCTCAATGATTATGAGCCCGACAATCTACTCTTGCAACAATCCTATGAAGAGGCCCTCGAATTTCAATTGGAGGAAGGACGATTACGGCAAGCTCTGGAAAGAATTAATGGCCAGGAAATAGTAATTAAGGACCTAGAGAAACCCAGTCCCTTTTGCTTCCCTATTATGGTCGACCGATTAAGAGAACGACTCACCAATGAGAGCCTAGAAGAAAGAGTAAAAAAGATGCAAATTGATCTTTCTTAA
- a CDS encoding SufE family protein, producing MQSIKEVQEDIIAEFQMFDDWMQRYEYLIDLGKSLPLVDEQYKVEDNIIKGCQSQVWLHAEGDKSQVNFTADSDAILTKGLIALLVRVFDGQPAEDISGADLYFLDQIGLKEHLSPTRANGLLSMVKQMKFYALALQAR from the coding sequence ATGCAAAGTATTAAAGAAGTACAGGAAGATATTATCGCTGAGTTCCAGATGTTCGACGACTGGATGCAGCGTTATGAATACCTCATTGATTTAGGGAAATCTTTACCCTTGGTTGATGAACAATATAAGGTGGAGGACAATATTATTAAAGGATGCCAGAGTCAGGTTTGGCTTCATGCCGAAGGCGATAAAAGCCAGGTAAATTTTACGGCCGACTCAGATGCCATTCTCACCAAAGGCTTAATAGCTTTATTGGTGCGTGTGTTTGATGGCCAGCCGGCCGAAGATATTTCAGGTGCCGATTTGTACTTCTTGGATCAAATCGGATTGAAAGAGCATCTTAGTCCAACTCGGGCTAATGGCTTGCTCAGTATGGTAAAACAAATGAAGTTTTATGCCCTGGCCCTCCAAGCCAGATAG
- a CDS encoding class I SAM-dependent methyltransferase — MKKWVLKALIQKFISFLPGSHRINFWFQKYITKGVHLSDSYFSDKLMHAEDHLRFYTKNHSLAGIRTLELGTGWYPVVPISLYLAGAESVSTIDLSRLMNQEALVATVQKFQAWLKEDKLKQFKDFWREDRLQQLMILEADKLDFESLLLAFNLDYRVGDARHLTDADASFDLIHSNNVFEHIYPQILKEILMEFKRVLKPQGLMSHFIDMSDHFAHLDSSINIYNFLRFSESAWQTIDNSVQPQNRLRLSDYEAMYADLDLPILDKKVRPGEPDKLEGMKLAAPYKGRPTEDLAISHAHLINSL; from the coding sequence ATGAAAAAGTGGGTCCTTAAAGCGCTAATCCAGAAGTTTATTTCCTTTTTACCGGGTAGCCACCGCATTAATTTTTGGTTTCAGAAATACATCACCAAAGGGGTGCATTTAAGTGATTCCTATTTTTCGGATAAGCTGATGCATGCAGAAGACCATCTGCGCTTTTACACTAAGAATCACTCTTTAGCAGGCATCCGCACTTTGGAATTAGGTACGGGATGGTATCCGGTTGTGCCCATCAGTCTTTATTTGGCGGGTGCCGAATCGGTAAGTACCATCGACCTGAGTCGCTTAATGAATCAAGAAGCATTGGTCGCTACCGTGCAGAAATTTCAAGCCTGGCTCAAGGAAGACAAACTCAAGCAGTTTAAAGACTTTTGGCGTGAAGATCGTCTGCAGCAATTAATGATTCTGGAAGCGGATAAACTGGATTTCGAAAGTTTGCTTTTGGCTTTTAATCTGGATTACCGGGTGGGTGATGCCCGCCATTTGACGGATGCTGATGCGAGTTTTGACCTCATTCACTCCAACAATGTATTTGAGCACATTTACCCTCAAATCCTAAAGGAGATATTGATGGAGTTTAAAAGGGTTTTAAAGCCTCAGGGGCTGATGAGTCATTTTATAGATATGTCGGATCATTTCGCGCATCTCGACTCCAGCATTAATATCTACAATTTCCTCCGTTTTAGTGAATCGGCCTGGCAGACTATCGACAATAGCGTGCAGCCTCAAAACCGCTTGCGATTAAGTGATTACGAAGCGATGTACGCCGATTTGGATTTGCCAATTTTAGATAAGAAAGTTCGTCCAGGTGAACCTGATAAGTTGGAAGGGATGAAATTGGCAGCTCCCTATAAGGGGCGCCCCACAGAAGATTTAGCGATTAGTCACGCTCATTTAATAAACAGCCTTTAA
- a CDS encoding potassium channel beta subunit family protein, with protein sequence MEYRRLGKSGLQVSEMSFGSWITFGTQIGKDMAKELMVAAYDAGVNFFDNAEVYADGKSELLMGEVLHDLQWSRDSYLVSSKAYFGIRGLKHSKPTQKGNTRKHLTEACHQALKRLQVDYLDLFYCHRPDKNTPIEETVWTMHNLIQQGKILYWGTSEWSAQEIMEAHMVARQYNLIPPTMEQPQYNMLVRDKVEVEYSQIYKTVGLGTTIWSPLASGILTGKYNNGVPTDARLNLEELSWLAEKNLQEEYFAKVRKLTALAQDLGLSMPVLAIAWVLKNPDVSTAILGASKMYQLEENLKAGEAKAKLTPELMEAIDAILENRPEHPPF encoded by the coding sequence ATGGAATACCGCAGATTAGGAAAATCAGGATTACAAGTATCGGAAATGAGCTTCGGCTCCTGGATCACTTTTGGCACCCAGATCGGGAAGGACATGGCCAAAGAATTAATGGTGGCTGCTTATGATGCAGGCGTTAACTTTTTTGATAATGCCGAGGTTTATGCCGATGGTAAGAGTGAATTGCTGATGGGCGAAGTTCTCCATGATTTGCAATGGAGTCGTGATTCCTACCTAGTATCCAGCAAAGCCTATTTTGGCATTCGCGGATTAAAACATTCCAAGCCCACCCAAAAAGGCAATACCCGTAAGCACTTAACCGAAGCTTGCCACCAGGCCCTAAAACGTTTGCAGGTAGATTATTTAGATCTCTTTTATTGCCATCGTCCGGATAAAAACACCCCCATTGAGGAGACGGTTTGGACCATGCATAATCTCATTCAGCAGGGTAAGATTTTATACTGGGGTACCAGCGAATGGAGCGCTCAAGAAATTATGGAAGCCCACATGGTGGCCCGCCAATACAACTTGATCCCTCCCACTATGGAGCAGCCCCAATACAATATGTTGGTGCGCGATAAGGTGGAAGTGGAATACAGCCAGATTTACAAAACCGTAGGTTTAGGCACCACCATTTGGAGTCCTCTCGCCAGCGGTATCCTTACGGGAAAATACAATAATGGGGTTCCAACTGACGCCCGCCTTAATTTGGAAGAGCTAAGCTGGTTAGCCGAGAAAAATCTTCAAGAAGAATACTTCGCTAAGGTGCGTAAGCTTACTGCCTTGGCTCAGGACTTAGGCTTAAGCATGCCTGTACTGGCCATTGCTTGGGTCTTGAAAAACCCCGATGTGAGCACCGCCATTTTGGGCGCTTCCAAAATGTATCAATTGGAAGAAAACCTAAAAGCCGGCGAAGCTAAGGCCAAATTAACCCCAGAGCTAATGGAGGCCATTGATGCTATCCTCGAGAATCGTCCGGAACACCCACCCTTCTAA
- a CDS encoding DUF59 domain-containing protein: MNDAEMQKTGDDIVDVLRSIFDPEIPVDIYELGLIYDVQVSSEGDVKILMTLTSPNCPVAESLPEEVKQKVGTIAEVKDVEVEITFDPPWSKEMMSEEAMLELGFL, from the coding sequence ATGAACGATGCGGAAATGCAAAAAACGGGCGACGATATAGTAGATGTACTACGCTCCATTTTTGATCCGGAAATTCCGGTAGACATTTATGAACTGGGTCTGATCTACGATGTTCAGGTAAGTTCGGAGGGAGATGTGAAAATCCTTATGACCTTAACCTCACCCAATTGCCCGGTGGCCGAAAGCTTACCCGAAGAAGTAAAACAGAAGGTGGGCACTATTGCCGAGGTAAAAGACGTTGAGGTAGAAATCACTTTTGATCCTCCTTGGAGTAAGGAGATGATGAGTGAGGAAGCAATGTTGGAACTGGGATTTTTATAA
- a CDS encoding DUF2480 family protein, with amino-acid sequence MEEIRNKIAESGLINLSMEDFYPQAPRMELDIAPWLYEGVMLREKDFRASIKEHDWSQYQGAFVAVFCSEDAIIPQWAYMLLGAALEGFAQKVVFGDLELLETLVMEEALSQIDAEVYRDKRVILKGCGNISIPPQAYLKMTLHLKPVVKSLLFGEACSTVPVYKKKA; translated from the coding sequence TTGGAAGAGATTCGAAATAAAATTGCCGAAAGCGGATTGATTAACCTAAGTATGGAAGATTTCTATCCTCAGGCTCCGCGCATGGAATTGGATATTGCCCCTTGGCTTTATGAGGGGGTAATGTTACGTGAGAAGGATTTTCGAGCTTCCATTAAGGAACACGATTGGTCGCAGTACCAAGGGGCTTTTGTCGCTGTCTTTTGTTCAGAAGATGCCATCATTCCTCAGTGGGCCTATATGCTTTTAGGGGCTGCTTTGGAGGGCTTTGCCCAAAAGGTGGTTTTCGGCGATTTAGAGCTTCTGGAAACCTTGGTGATGGAAGAGGCCTTGAGCCAAATTGATGCAGAGGTCTATCGCGATAAGCGGGTTATTTTAAAAGGATGCGGTAATATTAGCATTCCACCTCAGGCCTATCTAAAAATGACTTTGCATTTAAAGCCCGTGGTAAAGAGTCTCCTCTTTGGTGAAGCTTGTTCAACGGTTCCTGTTTACAAGAAAAAGGCTTAG
- a CDS encoding aminotransferase class V-fold PLP-dependent enzyme codes for MISNPVAHFPIEKIRADFPILDQEVNGRPLVYFDNAASTQKPRQVIEAIDQYYSTINSNVHRGVHHLSQKATDAFEASREIVRAHLNAAHSYEVLFTKGTTDSINLVASSLSQGLIKAGDEILVSHLEHHSNIVPWQMLCERTGAQLKVIPMNEKGELVMEDYRQLLNERTRLVAVNHISNALGTINPIAEMTRLAHEAGAWILVDGAQAVPHMKVDVQSLDVDFYCFSGHKLFGPTGIGVLYGKEAILEEMPPYQGGGEMIAEVTFAKTTYAGLPHKFEAGTPHIEGGIVLGTAIDYVNEIGLDAIGAYEQELLQYGTQLLKERFPDLRIFGEAEEKTSVISFLLGSIHPYDTGVILDKLGVAVRTGHHCTQPIMQHFGIPGTIRASFAFYNTKAEIDRLADALEKAQAMLS; via the coding sequence ATGATCAGCAATCCAGTGGCTCATTTTCCAATTGAAAAGATCAGGGCGGACTTTCCGATTCTTGATCAGGAGGTAAATGGCCGGCCTCTGGTGTATTTTGATAATGCGGCAAGCACTCAAAAGCCTCGTCAGGTTATTGAAGCCATTGATCAGTATTACTCTACCATCAATAGCAATGTGCATCGCGGGGTCCATCATTTAAGTCAAAAGGCCACCGATGCTTTCGAGGCCTCTCGTGAAATAGTACGTGCCCACCTAAATGCTGCCCATAGCTATGAGGTGCTCTTTACCAAGGGTACTACTGATAGCATCAATTTGGTAGCTTCTTCCTTATCCCAAGGCTTAATTAAAGCTGGAGATGAAATTCTGGTTTCCCATCTGGAGCATCATAGTAATATCGTTCCCTGGCAAATGCTTTGTGAGCGCACGGGTGCCCAATTGAAGGTGATCCCTATGAATGAAAAGGGAGAGCTTGTGATGGAAGACTACCGTCAACTTTTGAATGAACGCACCCGATTGGTGGCGGTGAATCATATCTCCAATGCTTTGGGAACTATCAACCCCATTGCCGAAATGACTCGCCTGGCTCATGAGGCGGGTGCTTGGATTTTGGTAGATGGCGCTCAGGCGGTACCGCATATGAAGGTAGATGTTCAAAGTTTGGATGTTGATTTCTATTGCTTCAGCGGCCATAAATTATTTGGTCCTACCGGAATTGGTGTGCTCTATGGCAAGGAAGCTATTTTGGAAGAAATGCCACCCTATCAAGGGGGAGGCGAGATGATTGCCGAAGTAACTTTTGCGAAAACCACCTATGCCGGTTTGCCTCACAAATTCGAAGCGGGAACTCCGCATATCGAAGGGGGAATCGTATTGGGAACCGCCATCGACTATGTGAATGAGATTGGCCTGGATGCCATTGGAGCCTATGAGCAAGAGCTTTTGCAATATGGTACTCAGCTCTTGAAGGAACGCTTTCCTGATCTCCGCATTTTTGGGGAGGCAGAGGAAAAGACATCTGTTATCTCCTTTTTATTAGGATCAATTCACCCGTACGATACCGGGGTGATCCTCGATAAATTGGGAGTTGCCGTTCGTACCGGCCACCACTGTACTCAACCGATTATGCAGCATTTTGGCATTCCCGGAACCATCCGCGCCAGTTTTGCTTTTTACAATACTAAAGCCGAGATCGATCGCCTGGCTGATGCTCTCGAAAAAGCCCAAGCAATGCTTTCCTAG
- a CDS encoding SCO family protein translates to MKVNLSRTDYMRIGVLILVFVAGIIGSYIILKPKERLPIYNPSELDERLVAKDLQQQGINHKVLPFKLINQYGDSISNADMEGKIYVADFFFTVCPDICKDMAVQKRRLQEAFKDEPDFAILSHSVTPEMDSVPVIKAYADLQGAIPGKWHILTGDKPQIYNLARRSYFAIFDSGGNGDEADFIHTENFILVDKQKRIRGYYDGTSAEDVDRLIKDYAILKAEYEK, encoded by the coding sequence ATGAAAGTTAATCTCAGTCGAACCGACTATATGCGGATCGGAGTATTGATTCTGGTTTTTGTAGCGGGAATCATCGGTAGCTATATCATTCTTAAGCCTAAGGAGCGCTTACCTATTTACAATCCATCCGAATTGGATGAGCGATTGGTAGCGAAGGATTTACAACAGCAAGGCATCAATCATAAGGTTTTGCCCTTTAAGCTGATCAACCAGTATGGTGATAGTATTTCCAATGCAGATATGGAAGGCAAGATTTATGTAGCTGATTTCTTTTTTACGGTTTGCCCGGATATCTGTAAGGATATGGCGGTACAAAAACGACGTTTGCAGGAGGCCTTTAAAGATGAGCCCGATTTTGCCATTCTTTCCCATTCGGTTACCCCGGAAATGGATTCGGTGCCGGTTATTAAGGCTTATGCGGATTTACAAGGAGCCATCCCTGGGAAGTGGCATATTCTAACTGGTGATAAGCCGCAGATATACAATCTGGCCCGCCGTTCCTATTTTGCCATTTTCGACTCGGGAGGTAATGGCGATGAGGCAGATTTCATCCACACCGAAAACTTTATTCTGGTAGACAAGCAAAAACGTATTCGCGGCTATTACGATGGTACCAGCGCGGAAGATGTGGATCGCTTAATTAAGGATTATGCGATATTAAAGGCGGAGTACGAGAAATAG
- a CDS encoding T9SS type A sorting domain-containing protein, translating to MKAKILSLLCTLCIAIPSWATAIVCSPDGDYCKQVKYVSMGPYSDWETACCHNVNIPNGHNCIDDCNVAKKENSLNPSPELSISNAFVLFKQGYRAWALEKGEAKAFPAPKGITVEVLREYLPLAREIFIQNPEIHKALFEFNEDIEVVIARPEDDSQLEEEIVFQNWEQLFREKKGLEPDSEVLEAAIRVYPNPVKIGEMLQVEIRVPISLDRVRILNSRGEEVQVIKDCKMNENTLNLAVRSDLKAGYYYLEIQDFAGRKYQRQVLLEN from the coding sequence ATGAAAGCAAAAATTTTAAGTCTGCTTTGCACTTTGTGCATCGCCATACCAAGTTGGGCCACAGCCATAGTTTGTAGTCCAGACGGAGATTATTGCAAACAGGTGAAATATGTAAGCATGGGGCCTTATTCCGACTGGGAAACAGCCTGCTGCCATAATGTGAACATCCCCAATGGACACAATTGTATTGACGATTGCAATGTGGCCAAAAAGGAAAATTCTTTAAATCCCTCACCCGAACTAAGTATCAGCAATGCCTTTGTACTGTTCAAACAGGGCTATAGAGCCTGGGCCTTAGAGAAAGGTGAAGCCAAAGCCTTCCCTGCCCCGAAGGGCATTACCGTAGAAGTACTGCGAGAGTATTTACCCCTGGCCCGGGAGATCTTTATTCAGAATCCTGAAATTCATAAAGCTCTTTTCGAGTTTAATGAGGACATCGAAGTGGTAATTGCCCGGCCAGAGGATGATAGTCAGTTGGAGGAAGAAATTGTCTTTCAAAATTGGGAGCAGCTCTTTCGAGAGAAAAAAGGTTTGGAGCCCGATTCAGAAGTACTGGAAGCCGCAATTCGAGTTTACCCCAATCCGGTGAAAATTGGCGAAATGCTCCAAGTTGAAATCCGTGTCCCCATTTCCTTAGATCGAGTTCGAATCTTAAACAGCCGTGGTGAAGAGGTTCAAGTTATAAAGGACTGTAAAATGAATGAGAACACGCTCAACTTAGCTGTTCGCAGCGATTTAAAAGCAGGCTATTACTATCTGGAAATACAAGATTTTGCGGGTCGAAAATATCAACGACAAGTCTTGCTCGAAAACTAA
- a CDS encoding hydroxymethylglutaryl-CoA synthase family protein, which produces MTKTGIDAIHYYVPSLVLPISALAEARGIEYAKLNKGLGLEGMALCDADEDVATMAAEAAINLIEEQGLKPQEIDRIYLGTESALDAAKPTAAYILGIIEDRLQSEYGERCLQNCDVIDMTFACIGGVDALLNSADYIRLRPQSKAIVIAADKAQYDLASTGEYTQGAGAVAMLISANPRLLSLEPEFGVATKSEYDFFKPRRLFAKSDLLQAAAQLLGSPIKEEDISALLASADDAFWGSDKKEIELFKEEPVFDGPYSNDCYKARTSEALKHLEQQRPELSILKDWDYTVFHLPYAFQARRMFTEMWLDRLPSSELASLVAELGQASGESPDWDHAFVKAVSKSEAYRQFVATKIAPGERASSQIGNMYTASLFMSFLSILESAREANENLAGKQMGFMAYGSGSKSKVFFGNLEAQWKEALPKGALFSRLAQRQTIDFKTYEALHKGELKEAVQTRNGSVFQALAQEPNREGYRYYAQASK; this is translated from the coding sequence ATGACAAAAACAGGGATTGATGCGATACACTATTATGTGCCTTCATTGGTGCTTCCCATATCAGCTTTAGCTGAAGCTCGGGGAATAGAGTACGCAAAACTGAACAAGGGATTGGGCCTCGAGGGAATGGCTCTTTGTGATGCGGATGAAGATGTAGCTACCATGGCTGCAGAAGCCGCAATTAATTTGATCGAAGAACAAGGTCTCAAGCCTCAGGAAATTGACCGTATCTATTTGGGTACGGAATCAGCTTTGGATGCGGCGAAGCCTACTGCAGCCTATATTCTCGGTATTATTGAGGATCGCTTACAAAGCGAATACGGCGAGCGTTGTCTCCAGAATTGTGATGTAATTGACATGACCTTCGCCTGCATTGGTGGGGTGGATGCCTTGCTTAATTCAGCGGACTATATTCGATTACGTCCTCAAAGCAAAGCCATTGTTATTGCTGCCGATAAGGCTCAATATGATTTAGCCTCCACTGGTGAATACACCCAGGGAGCAGGTGCCGTGGCCATGTTAATTAGCGCCAATCCGCGCCTTTTAAGCCTCGAGCCCGAATTTGGGGTGGCTACTAAAAGCGAATACGATTTCTTTAAACCTCGTCGGCTTTTCGCTAAATCAGATTTACTGCAAGCCGCTGCTCAATTATTGGGAAGCCCCATTAAGGAAGAAGATATTTCGGCTTTATTAGCCAGTGCAGATGATGCTTTTTGGGGCAGCGATAAAAAGGAGATTGAGCTCTTTAAAGAGGAGCCGGTTTTTGACGGGCCCTACTCGAATGATTGCTATAAAGCTCGCACCTCAGAAGCCCTCAAGCATTTAGAACAACAACGACCAGAGCTTTCCATTTTAAAAGATTGGGATTATACGGTTTTCCATTTGCCTTATGCCTTTCAGGCGCGTAGGATGTTTACTGAAATGTGGTTGGATCGACTGCCTTCCAGCGAATTGGCATCTTTGGTTGCTGAGCTGGGACAAGCTTCAGGCGAAAGCCCTGATTGGGATCACGCTTTTGTGAAGGCAGTTTCTAAATCAGAAGCTTATCGCCAATTTGTAGCGACTAAAATTGCCCCGGGCGAAAGAGCTTCTTCGCAGATTGGTAATATGTATACGGCCTCCCTATTTATGAGCTTCCTTTCCATTTTGGAAAGCGCTCGTGAAGCGAATGAAAATTTAGCTGGCAAACAAATGGGATTCATGGCTTATGGCAGTGGATCCAAGTCCAAAGTTTTCTTTGGTAACCTTGAGGCCCAATGGAAAGAAGCTTTACCTAAGGGTGCCTTATTTAGTCGCTTGGCCCAACGCCAAACTATAGATTTTAAAACTTATGAAGCCTTGCATAAAGGCGAATTAAAAGAAGCCGTGCAGACTCGCAATGGAAGTGTGTTCCAAGCCTTGGCTCAAGAACCTAATCGCGAAGGTTACCGCTATTACGCACAGGCTTCAAAATAG